In a single window of the Zea mays cultivar B73 chromosome 5, Zm-B73-REFERENCE-NAM-5.0, whole genome shotgun sequence genome:
- the LOC100275696 gene encoding uncharacterized protein LOC100275696, which produces MMDDGGGGVQSQGVNPDCPNAANPFHRCAAYCPVPAPAPTKAAAAAVRSKPSPPRPRAAAVAAQNGTAKHGDGAARVAPASDAEDDDDDGGEREESRAVNSGYPASPPRPGPRPTHAAQNGTARRDEVEEECEITVVDESEEHGESVEDHGGQEQEQEVSGGGRTRASARSPATDDGGEAGGETPRQQAVNPDCPNAANPFHRCAEYCPVPVPVPKAPPLPRPRGYEGSTHSDPGELHPRPRRRDKGGGSGGGLPLYVFLREGSDGDGKKVDPRCPNAPNPFHVCTDHCLAKISEAGRSSEGAKSPISLFSRHSRRSSSSSEDGSVKSAGSKKVDPRCPNAGNLFHECGEHCAAKMQRSEQQHKGVNLKSPRRKVGKNATAIPNWKVDPRCPNASNPFHMCAQYCFDHLSETAQTSAAKSDKRRGKGVSEDEGRGETKTNPGCANASNPYHKCGDQCKRKGGGDR; this is translated from the exons ATGATggacgacggaggaggaggcgtgcAGTCGCAGGGCGTCAACCCGGACTGCCCCAACGCCGCCAACCCCTTCCACCGCTGCGCCGCGTACTGCCCCGTCCCCGCCCCGGCCCCCACcaaagccgccgccgccgccgtgcgcaGCAAgccgtctccgcctcgtccgagggcggcggcggtggcggcgcagAACGGGACAGCCAAGCACGGAGACGGCGCTGCGCGTGTCGCTCCCGCCTCCGACgcggaggacgacgacgacgacggaggcgagagGGAGGAGTCGCGGGCTGTCAACTCGGGCTACCCggcgtctccgcctcgtccggggccgaggccgacccACGCGGCGCAGAACGGGACCGCGCGCCGCGACGAGGTTGAGGAGGAGTGCGAGATCACCGTCGTCGACGAGTCGGAGGAGCACGGCGAGAGCGTCGAGGACCACGGagggcaggagcaggagcaggaggtcAGCGGCGGCGGCAGGACGAGGGCGAGCGCCCGGTCGCCGGCCACGGACGACGGGGGGGAGGCCGGCGGAGAGACGCCGCGGCAACAGGCGGTCAACCCGGACTGCCCCAACGCCGCCAACCCCTTCCACCGCTGCGCCGAGTactgccccgtccccgtccccgtccccaagGCTCCGCCGCTGCCGCGGCCACGTGGGTACGAGGGGAGCACGCACAGCGACCCCGGCGAGCTGCACCCCAGGCCGCGCCGCCGCGATAAGGGCGGCGGCTCCGGCGGCGGCCTCCCGCTCTACGTCTTCC TGCGCGAAGGCTCCGACGGCGACGGCAAGAAGGTGGATCCCCGCTGCCCCAACGCGCCCAACCCGTTCCACGTCTGCACCGACCACTGCCTCGCCAAGATATCCGAGGCCGGCCGCTCGTCGGAGGGAGCCAAGTCGCCGATCTCGCTCTTCTCCCGCCACTCCCGCCGCTCCTCCTCGTCCTCCgaag ATGGCAGCGTGAAGTCCGCGGGGAGCAAGAAGGTGGATCCAAGGTGCCCGAACGCTGGCAATCTGTTCCATGAATGCGGTGAGCATTGCGCCGCCAAGATGCAGCGGTCGGAGCAGCAGCACAAGGGGGTCAATCTCAAGTCACCGCGCAGGAAAG TGGGGAAGAACGCTACAGCGATCCCAAACTGGAAGGTTGATCCGAGGTGCCCTAACGCGTCCAATCCGTTCCACATGTGCGCCCAGTACTGCTTCGACCATCTGAGTGAAACAGCGCAGACAAGTGCAGCAAAGTCAG ACAAGAGACGAGGCAAGGGCGTTTCTGAAGACGAGGGAAGAGGAGAAACCAAAACCAACCCTGGTTGCgccaacgcgtccaacccctaccACAAGTGCGGTGACCAATGCAAGAGAAAGGGTGGTGGTGATAGGTAG